In Callospermophilus lateralis isolate mCalLat2 chromosome 4, mCalLat2.hap1, whole genome shotgun sequence, one genomic interval encodes:
- the Cln8 gene encoding protein CLN8, whose amino-acid sequence MTPVSEGGTSNSVFDLDYASWEIRSTLVVAGFVFYLGVFVACHQLSSSLNATYRSLGAREKVFWDLAATRAVFGVQSTAAGLWALLWDPVLQADKALGQQNWCWFHITTATGFFFFENVAVHLSNMFFRTFDLFLVVHHLFAFLGFLGSAINLRAGHYLAMTTLLLEMSTPFTCISWMLLKAGWSETLFWKLNQWLMIHMFHCRMVLTYHMWWVCFWHWGRLVSSLYLPHFALFLVGLALLTLIINPYWTHKKTQQLLNPVDWNFAQPETKSSRPERTNGQVLQKKQP is encoded by the exons ATGACTCCTGTGAGTGAAGGGGGCACATCCAACAGCGTTTTTGACCTGGACTATGCTTCCTGGGAGATCCGCTCCACACTGGTGGTCGCAGGCTTTGTCTTCTACTTGGGTGTCTTTGTGGCCTGCCACCAGCTGTCGTCTTCCCTCAACGCCACTTACCGTTCTCTAGGGGCCAGAGAGAAGGTCTTCTGGGACCTGGCAGCCACGCGGGCTGTCTTTGGCGTCCAGAGCACAGCTGCGGGCCTGTGGGCTCTGCTGTGGGACCCTGTGCTTCAAGCTGACAAAGCGCTTGGCCAGCAAAACTGGTGCTGGTTCCACATCACCACAGCCACAGGGTTCTTCTTCTTTGAAAATGTGGCCGTTCACCTGTCCAACATGTTCTTCCGTACCTTTGACTTGTTCCTGGTTGTGCACCACCTCTTTGCCTTTCTTGGATTTCTAGGCTCAGCGATCAATCTCAGAGCTGGCCACTACCTAGCGATGACCACATTGCTGTTGGAGATGAGCACCCCCTTTACCTGCATTTCCTGGATGCTCTTAAAG GCCGGCTGGTCCGAGACGCTGTTCTGGAAGCTCAACCAGTGGCTGATGATCCACATGTTTCACTGCCGCATGGTCCTCACCTACCACATGTGGTGGGTGTGCTTCTGGCACTGGGGACGCCTCGTCAGCAGCCTGTACCTGCCTCATTTCGCACTATTCCTTGTTGGGCTGGCCCTGCTCACACTCATCATTAATCCATATTGGACCCACAAGAAGACCCAGCAGCTTCTCAATCCAGTGGATTGGAACTTTGCACAGCCTGAGACCAAGAGCAGCCGGCCAGAGAGGACCAACGGTCAGGTGCTGCAGAAGAAGCAGCCATAG